Proteins found in one Lutimonas zeaxanthinifaciens genomic segment:
- a CDS encoding tryptophan 2,3-dioxygenase family protein: protein MDKELSSIHYDQYLQLQKILKAQHLRSEEFKKPAHDEMLFIIVHQVYELWFKEILHDLNSVMDLFSEGTVEEAQIGVAISRLDRIVKIQKILVDQIDIIETMTPLDFLDFRNYLLPASGFQSFQFRQLEVSLGLKRESRVSYTQCAYSGVFSDEEQEILNKLEAEDSMLQLVEKWLERTPFLQFERFDFLQEYQNSVMKMLKREEEAIKNADYISEHEKNLRIRMLGETNTYFSSIFNKDKHEEKLKEGRLKLSYRATISALLINLYRDEPLLRQPFMFLQKLIDMDELLTTWRNRHAQMVLRTLGQKIGTGGSSGYDYLKTTADRHRIFYDLHNVSTLLIPRSFLPELPEELKRKLDFNFSKQSNK from the coding sequence ATGGACAAAGAACTCTCTTCAATACACTATGATCAGTATCTTCAGCTGCAAAAAATTCTCAAGGCACAGCATCTCAGGAGTGAGGAATTTAAAAAACCGGCCCATGATGAAATGCTTTTTATCATCGTTCATCAGGTATATGAACTTTGGTTTAAAGAGATTCTGCATGACCTGAATTCTGTCATGGACCTGTTTAGTGAAGGAACCGTTGAAGAGGCTCAAATTGGAGTTGCTATTTCAAGATTGGATAGAATCGTAAAGATTCAAAAGATCCTGGTTGATCAGATTGATATCATTGAAACAATGACGCCTTTGGACTTTTTGGATTTTAGAAATTATTTGCTTCCCGCTTCAGGATTTCAAAGCTTCCAGTTCAGACAACTGGAGGTTTCTTTAGGGCTGAAAAGAGAAAGTAGAGTTTCTTACACACAATGCGCCTATTCAGGAGTTTTTTCTGATGAAGAACAAGAGATATTAAATAAACTTGAGGCTGAAGACTCCATGCTTCAGTTGGTTGAAAAATGGTTGGAACGAACTCCGTTTCTTCAGTTTGAACGGTTTGATTTTCTTCAGGAATATCAGAATTCGGTCATGAAAATGCTCAAAAGAGAAGAGGAAGCGATCAAAAATGCGGATTATATTTCTGAGCATGAAAAGAATTTAAGAATAAGAATGCTTGGTGAGACAAATACCTATTTCAGTTCGATCTTTAATAAGGATAAACACGAGGAGAAGCTTAAAGAAGGAAGACTTAAACTTTCATATAGAGCCACAATTAGTGCTTTATTGATAAATTTATACAGGGATGAACCCCTTTTGAGGCAACCCTTTATGTTCCTTCAGAAACTTATTGATATGGATGAGTTGCTGACTACCTGGAGAAATAGACATGCTCAGATGGTACTCAGAACACTGGGACAGAAAATTGGAACAGGAGGTTCCTCAGGATATGATTACCTGAAGACCACGGCAGATCGTCACCGGATTTTTTATGATTTGCATAATGTGTCAACCTTATTGATTCCAAGATCATTTCTCCCTGAGTTACCTGAAGAACTTAAGCGCAAACTGGATTTTAACTTTTCAAAGCAGAGTAATAAATAA
- a CDS encoding DUF502 domain-containing protein, with product MKKLVNYLLQGLLYIAPLGITAYLIYASFNFVDGLSQKLLNRFFDFEIPGLGILSLMVFLIFIGFLGRTIIAQPLKKIFKQIIDKVPLLNFIYSALNDLFSAFVGKEKKFNQPVLVRVNLNSDLEKLGFVTEEDLEVIKAEGKVAVYFPHSYNFSGELFVVPRNQIKHLDINSSELMRFIVSAGLTGWEKHD from the coding sequence ATGAAAAAACTAGTCAACTACCTGCTCCAGGGACTACTTTATATTGCCCCACTGGGAATTACCGCTTATCTGATCTATGCTTCGTTTAATTTTGTGGACGGATTATCTCAAAAATTACTAAATCGATTCTTTGACTTTGAAATCCCAGGACTTGGAATTTTATCGCTCATGGTTTTTCTGATCTTTATTGGGTTTTTGGGGAGGACAATCATCGCTCAACCGCTTAAGAAAATATTTAAGCAAATTATTGACAAAGTTCCTTTACTCAATTTTATCTATTCTGCGTTGAATGATCTTTTTTCAGCATTCGTTGGCAAGGAGAAAAAATTTAACCAGCCTGTTCTGGTTAGGGTTAACCTCAATTCAGATCTCGAAAAACTGGGATTTGTTACCGAAGAGGACCTGGAGGTTATAAAAGCAGAAGGAAAGGTTGCGGTTTACTTTCCGCATTCCTATAATTTTTCAGGAGAATTGTTCGTGGTACCCAGGAATCAGATAAAACACCTGGACATAAACTCAAGTGAATTAATGAGGTTTATAGTTTCTGCAGGATTAACCGGTTGGGAAAAACACGATTAG
- the rsmG gene encoding 16S rRNA (guanine(527)-N(7))-methyltransferase RsmG, with protein sequence MDCITEKFPELSDKQLEQFSNLGDLYREWNAKINVVSRKDIDSLYLRHVLHSLGIAKVQKFLPASRVLDVGTGGGFPGIPLAIMFPETEFVLVDSIGKKIKVVEGVSQELGLENVTAIHGRAEKVKGEYDFIVSRAVTKMDDFVKWVRKKIAKKNSHELRNGILYLKGGDLTEELKNFPSARLFDLSDFFDNPFFETKKVVHIPIKYRL encoded by the coding sequence ATGGATTGCATTACTGAAAAATTTCCTGAGTTAAGTGATAAGCAACTGGAACAGTTTTCAAATCTAGGGGATCTTTACAGAGAATGGAACGCAAAGATCAATGTGGTATCGAGAAAGGATATTGACTCATTGTATCTTCGGCATGTTTTACATTCCTTGGGAATAGCGAAGGTGCAGAAATTTTTACCTGCTTCCAGAGTGCTTGATGTGGGTACGGGAGGTGGATTTCCCGGGATCCCTTTGGCTATTATGTTTCCGGAAACCGAATTCGTCCTGGTTGATTCCATTGGAAAAAAGATTAAAGTAGTAGAAGGAGTTTCTCAGGAACTTGGATTAGAAAATGTCACTGCAATTCACGGAAGAGCGGAAAAGGTGAAGGGCGAATATGACTTTATTGTGAGTCGGGCGGTCACAAAAATGGATGATTTTGTGAAATGGGTAAGAAAGAAAATAGCAAAGAAGAATAGTCACGAATTAAGAAACGGAATTCTTTATTTGAAGGGAGGAGACCTTACCGAAGAACTAAAAAATTTCCCGAGCGCGAGGCTTTTTGATTTAAGCGACTTTTTTGACAACCCCTTTTTTGAAACCAAAAAGGTGGTCCATATCCCAATCAAATACAGGCTCTAA
- a CDS encoding fatty acid desaturase family protein gives MQGIKFVTRDKTNFIKTLNKRVNNYFKENNLKKTGNWKLYSKAIVMFTLFIAPMVILLTVKLPIWAMILMTITIGVGMAGVGMNIMHDANHESFSSKKWVNKIMGSSIYILAGNVYNWKVQHNVLHHTYTNIQGMDEDIDAGRIIRFSKHAKWLKIHKFQKYYSIFLYGLLTINWAITTDFKQMHNYLKRKLSYGKFPNPAKEWSILVITKLLYYSLWIVLPIMVIDVPWWQVLIGFFIMHYTAGMILSVVFQLAHVMPNTDMPTPDENGVMEHTWAIHQLYTTSNFAINNKLVNFFTGGLNHQVEHHIFPHISHIHYKKISEIVKKTTREFNLPYNEYKTMIGAFIDHFKQLDSLGKHPEFA, from the coding sequence ATGCAAGGGATAAAATTTGTTACAAGAGATAAGACCAACTTCATCAAAACTCTGAATAAAAGAGTAAATAACTACTTCAAAGAAAATAATTTAAAGAAAACAGGCAATTGGAAATTGTATAGTAAAGCCATTGTGATGTTTACGCTTTTTATTGCACCAATGGTCATTTTACTAACGGTGAAACTACCGATCTGGGCCATGATCTTAATGACCATCACCATAGGAGTAGGAATGGCCGGTGTAGGTATGAATATTATGCATGACGCAAATCATGAATCGTTCTCCAGTAAAAAATGGGTAAACAAAATCATGGGAAGCAGCATCTATATTCTTGCGGGAAATGTTTACAACTGGAAAGTTCAGCACAACGTCCTTCATCATACCTATACTAACATTCAGGGAATGGATGAAGACATAGATGCGGGTCGAATCATTCGATTTTCAAAACATGCAAAGTGGCTGAAAATTCACAAATTCCAGAAATATTATTCCATTTTCCTATATGGCTTGCTGACCATTAACTGGGCGATCACAACCGATTTCAAACAAATGCACAATTATCTCAAGCGTAAACTATCTTATGGGAAATTTCCGAATCCGGCTAAAGAATGGTCTATCCTGGTTATCACTAAACTATTGTACTACAGCCTTTGGATCGTTCTTCCGATCATGGTGATCGATGTACCTTGGTGGCAGGTTCTGATTGGTTTCTTTATCATGCATTATACTGCTGGAATGATTCTTAGTGTAGTATTCCAACTGGCACACGTGATGCCAAATACGGATATGCCAACTCCTGATGAAAACGGAGTGATGGAACATACATGGGCCATTCACCAACTATATACTACGTCAAATTTTGCCATTAACAATAAACTTGTCAATTTCTTTACCGGTGGACTGAATCACCAGGTAGAACATCATATTTTCCCGCACATTTCTCACATTCACTACAAGAAAATCTCAGAAATCGTTAAGAAAACCACGAGAGAATTCAATCTTCCTTATAATGAATACAAGACGATGATTGGAGCCTTTATTGATCATTTTAAACAGCTCGACAGCTTGGGAAAACATCCGGAATTCGCATAA
- a CDS encoding pyridoxal phosphate-dependent aminotransferase yields the protein MSQLLSDRINSLPVSQTLAMAAKGRELREQGKDIISLSLGEPDFNTPDFIKEAAIQAINDNYNSYSPVNGYADLRESICRKFKRDNNLDYNINQVVVSTGAKQSIANVAMVLLNPGDEVILPAPYWVSYSAISILAEAKYVEIPTSIDTDFKITPEQLEAAITPKTKMIFFNSPNNPSGTVYTEEEYRALAKVLEKHPQIYVLSDEIYEHINYGTPNFSFAAIESMYDRTITVNGVAKAFAMTGWRIGYIGAPEWIAKACNKMQGQITSGANCIAQRATITALDEPVSRIQYMVDEFKVRRDLILGLLGEIKGIKTNVAQGAFYVFPDVSYYFGKTIAGTKVDNSSDFAMLLLEKANVATVTGEAFGAPNCIRISYAASQEELKEAVRRIAELLA from the coding sequence ATGTCACAACTATTATCCGACAGAATCAACAGTTTACCCGTGTCGCAAACTTTGGCTATGGCTGCCAAGGGAAGGGAATTAAGAGAACAAGGAAAAGACATCATCAGCCTTAGTTTGGGAGAGCCTGATTTCAATACGCCTGATTTTATTAAAGAGGCTGCGATCCAGGCCATCAATGACAATTATAATTCTTACAGCCCCGTGAATGGGTATGCTGACTTGAGAGAATCAATTTGCAGAAAGTTCAAACGAGACAACAACCTAGACTACAATATTAACCAGGTGGTTGTTTCCACAGGAGCAAAACAATCCATAGCAAATGTCGCAATGGTTTTACTCAATCCAGGAGATGAAGTGATCCTTCCGGCTCCATATTGGGTTAGCTATTCGGCAATAAGTATTCTGGCTGAAGCCAAGTATGTTGAAATTCCAACATCTATTGATACTGATTTTAAGATTACTCCTGAACAGCTTGAGGCTGCCATAACGCCTAAAACCAAAATGATCTTCTTTAATTCACCGAACAACCCAAGTGGTACGGTATATACTGAAGAAGAATACAGAGCTCTCGCCAAAGTTCTTGAAAAACATCCACAGATCTATGTTTTGTCTGACGAGATCTATGAACATATTAACTATGGCACTCCAAATTTTAGCTTTGCAGCCATTGAAAGCATGTATGACCGAACAATTACCGTAAATGGTGTTGCCAAAGCATTTGCCATGACGGGATGGCGTATTGGTTACATAGGTGCTCCAGAGTGGATTGCAAAAGCCTGTAACAAAATGCAGGGACAAATAACTTCAGGAGCCAACTGTATCGCTCAGCGCGCTACAATTACAGCTCTGGACGAACCGGTTTCCAGAATTCAGTATATGGTTGACGAATTCAAGGTGAGAAGAGATTTAATTCTTGGTTTACTCGGCGAGATCAAGGGAATTAAAACGAATGTTGCTCAAGGAGCATTTTACGTCTTCCCTGACGTCTCTTACTATTTTGGAAAAACAATCGCAGGAACCAAAGTCGACAACTCATCAGATTTCGCGATGCTGTTACTAGAAAAGGCGAATGTTGCTACAGTTACCGGAGAAGCCTTTGGTGCCCCTAATTGCATTCGTATCAGTTATGCTGCTTCTCAGGAAGAGCTAAAAGAAGCTGTGCGAAGAATTGCAGAACTTTTGGCTTAA
- a CDS encoding acyl-CoA thioesterase: protein MSFSFEFPTRWADFDPNNHMRHSAYNDYAAEARVRLFRASGLSLDKLNRLNVGPVLFQEHTNFLKEIGIGQTIKVEVLLKGCSESGERFKFLHRIYREDGKLSAEIEIYAAWLDLKKRKLTLPPEEILKVLDTMTKTSDFESIQISRGQVK, encoded by the coding sequence ATGAGTTTCAGTTTTGAGTTCCCTACAAGATGGGCGGATTTTGACCCAAATAACCATATGCGGCATAGTGCATATAATGATTATGCTGCAGAAGCAAGAGTCCGATTGTTCAGAGCAAGCGGACTCTCGCTCGATAAATTGAACAGGTTAAATGTGGGGCCTGTTCTTTTTCAGGAACATACTAATTTTTTAAAGGAAATTGGAATTGGCCAGACTATAAAAGTAGAAGTATTGTTAAAGGGTTGCTCTGAATCTGGCGAACGATTTAAGTTTCTTCATAGAATCTATCGGGAAGATGGTAAATTATCGGCAGAAATAGAAATTTATGCTGCATGGCTCGATCTTAAAAAAAGAAAACTGACCCTGCCACCTGAAGAAATTCTCAAGGTACTTGATACCATGACCAAAACTTCGGATTTTGAGTCGATACAAATTTCAAGGGGTCAAGTGAAGTAG
- the nadB gene encoding L-aspartate oxidase yields MSIINSDILILGSGVAGLSIAIKSAAAMPDKSIIVATKAEESESNTKYAQGGIAAVWDKLDSFEDHVKDTLVAGDFMSDHEVVRMVVEEAPRCMEQLIEWGTDFDQNKEGEIDLGKEGGHSANRILHYKDITGWEVEKTLLEQVEKLKNIQVLPFHFAIDLITDHHIEGKDPKEAISCYGAYILDQKTNKIDTYLSNTVVLATGGIGQVYAATTNPVIATGDGIAMAYRAKAKISEMEFVQFHPTSLYQPGQSPSFLISEAVRGFGAYLRNKAGDRFMLDIDERAELAPRDIVSRAINSELIFTGDPHVYLDCTHLDMPEFKKHFPNIFEKCQSLGINPETQWIPVVPAAHYLMGGIEVDKAGQSSVSNLFACGECSRTGLHGANRLASNSLLEALVYGNNIAEEIINNRSHLGPELIPDIPEWNEEGTMVPRENVLISHNRKTIQNIMTDLVAIVRSNERLEKAIDHLNYLYQDTEKAYEKSKLSPQICELRNLNAVAYLIVSQSMERKENKGAFFSLDNIEVED; encoded by the coding sequence ATGAGTATTATAAATTCGGATATTTTAATCTTAGGATCGGGTGTGGCAGGTTTATCTATAGCGATTAAATCGGCGGCTGCGATGCCTGACAAATCCATAATTGTTGCAACAAAAGCTGAAGAAAGTGAATCGAACACTAAATATGCTCAAGGAGGTATAGCAGCAGTTTGGGATAAACTGGATTCTTTTGAAGATCATGTCAAAGACACTCTGGTTGCAGGCGATTTTATGAGTGATCATGAGGTCGTCAGAATGGTTGTTGAGGAGGCTCCTCGATGTATGGAACAACTTATTGAATGGGGTACTGATTTTGACCAGAATAAAGAAGGTGAAATCGATTTGGGAAAAGAAGGAGGGCATTCAGCAAACAGGATTCTACATTATAAAGATATTACGGGTTGGGAGGTGGAAAAAACGCTTCTTGAACAGGTGGAAAAGCTGAAGAATATTCAGGTGTTGCCTTTTCATTTTGCGATAGACCTGATTACGGACCACCATATTGAGGGTAAGGATCCAAAGGAAGCTATTTCGTGCTACGGGGCCTATATACTTGATCAGAAAACAAATAAAATAGACACTTATCTTTCAAACACTGTTGTCTTGGCAACAGGTGGGATAGGGCAGGTTTATGCCGCGACGACGAATCCTGTGATCGCAACAGGTGATGGTATCGCCATGGCCTACAGAGCAAAAGCCAAAATCTCTGAGATGGAGTTTGTTCAATTTCATCCTACCTCACTCTATCAGCCGGGTCAAAGTCCATCTTTTTTGATTTCAGAGGCCGTTAGAGGGTTTGGTGCTTATTTACGTAACAAGGCGGGAGATCGTTTTATGCTGGATATTGATGAAAGAGCAGAACTCGCTCCCAGGGATATTGTGTCGAGAGCTATAAATTCCGAACTGATTTTCACTGGAGACCCACATGTGTATTTGGATTGCACCCACTTGGACATGCCCGAATTCAAAAAGCATTTTCCGAATATATTTGAAAAGTGTCAGAGTCTTGGGATCAACCCGGAAACTCAATGGATACCTGTTGTACCAGCCGCTCATTATCTTATGGGAGGAATTGAAGTAGATAAGGCCGGACAGAGTTCAGTAAGCAATCTGTTTGCATGTGGAGAATGTTCCAGAACAGGGCTTCACGGGGCCAACAGGCTTGCCTCAAATTCGTTGCTTGAAGCTTTGGTGTACGGAAATAATATTGCTGAAGAAATTATAAATAACAGATCTCATTTAGGTCCGGAACTTATTCCCGATATTCCTGAATGGAATGAAGAGGGCACCATGGTGCCCAGGGAGAATGTACTGATTTCTCACAACAGAAAAACCATTCAGAATATTATGACCGATCTTGTCGCCATCGTCAGGTCAAATGAACGTTTGGAAAAGGCTATAGACCACTTGAACTATCTATATCAGGATACTGAAAAGGCATATGAAAAGTCAAAACTGTCTCCGCAAATATGCGAACTGAGAAATCTTAATGCCGTTGCCTATCTTATAGTGAGTCAATCCATGGAACGAAAGGAGAATAAAGGGGCATTTTTTAGTCTGGATAACATCGAGGTGGAAGATTAG
- the nadA gene encoding quinolinate synthase NadA has translation MELQEAKKNIKERGFLDISVGDEIDYAEEIKRLKKEKNAVILAHYYQEPAIQDIADFVGDSLQLSYKAAEADADLIVFAGVHFMAETAKILNPDKKVVLPDLNAGCSLSEACEAEDLAAFKKKHPDHLVVTYVNTSAAVKAISDICCTSSNAKKIIDSIPEDQPIIFAPDKNLGAYINKVTGRNMLLWEGACIVHEAFSIDKLLSTHQEHPKAKIIAHPESEEHILKTAAYIGSTSGLINFAKTDPSQEFIVATEAGILHEMQKEVPNKKLYPAPAVEDNTCACSECPYMKMNNMKKLYLCMEYELPEIHVPEEIQKKALIPIQRMLDISSR, from the coding sequence ATGGAATTGCAAGAAGCAAAAAAGAATATAAAGGAAAGAGGGTTTTTGGATATATCTGTTGGAGATGAGATTGATTATGCGGAGGAAATTAAGCGCTTGAAAAAAGAAAAGAATGCTGTAATTCTGGCACACTATTATCAGGAGCCTGCCATTCAGGACATTGCTGATTTTGTTGGTGACAGTCTGCAGCTTTCATATAAGGCAGCTGAGGCCGATGCCGATTTAATTGTCTTTGCGGGAGTTCATTTTATGGCAGAAACAGCCAAGATACTTAATCCTGATAAGAAAGTAGTACTGCCCGATCTCAATGCAGGCTGTTCTCTTTCTGAGGCATGCGAAGCAGAAGATCTGGCAGCATTTAAGAAGAAACACCCCGATCATCTTGTAGTGACTTATGTGAATACTTCCGCAGCTGTTAAGGCTATCAGTGACATTTGCTGTACTTCCTCCAATGCTAAAAAGATAATTGATTCAATTCCTGAAGACCAGCCTATTATTTTTGCTCCCGATAAAAATCTTGGGGCCTATATTAACAAAGTGACAGGCCGAAATATGCTGTTGTGGGAAGGAGCCTGCATTGTTCATGAAGCTTTTTCTATTGATAAATTACTGAGTACGCATCAAGAGCACCCCAAGGCAAAGATTATCGCTCATCCTGAATCCGAGGAGCATATACTGAAGACTGCGGCATATATTGGCTCGACTTCAGGCCTTATAAACTTTGCAAAAACAGATCCTTCTCAAGAATTTATTGTTGCTACCGAGGCAGGGATCCTTCATGAAATGCAAAAAGAAGTGCCCAATAAAAAACTGTATCCGGCACCTGCCGTTGAAGACAATACCTGTGCCTGTAGTGAATGTCCATATATGAAAATGAATAATATGAAGAAACTGTATTTGTGTATGGAATATGAACTTCCTGAAATTCATGTTCCTGAGGAGATCCAGAAAAAGGCGCTTATACCGATTCAAAGAATGTTAGATATTTCCTCCAGATAG
- a CDS encoding LytR/AlgR family response regulator transcription factor encodes MKSPAKILIVEDEMIIGANISLQLSKLGYDVTGIVSRGEEAITHLKQNRPDIVLMDIQLKGNMDGIETASKMQTEIDIPIIYLTANADDEHFERAKSTHPYAFISKPFKKLDLQHAIELTLERLNNKNNNVKPLATGNSPFILSDSIFIRRNERMIKILIKDIYYFEADRNYCKIYAKKKECLLVMTLKEINDKLPPEHFLRIHRSFIINLSHVDEVAGTHVVIGKKAIPLSKTMRSELMNRLQTF; translated from the coding sequence ATGAAATCACCTGCCAAAATCCTTATTGTTGAAGATGAAATGATTATTGGTGCCAATATTTCATTGCAGCTCTCCAAACTGGGCTATGATGTTACAGGAATTGTATCTCGAGGGGAAGAAGCGATAACTCATCTAAAGCAGAATCGTCCGGATATTGTATTGATGGATATTCAATTAAAGGGAAATATGGACGGCATTGAAACTGCTAGTAAAATGCAAACTGAGATTGACATCCCCATAATATATCTCACTGCGAACGCTGACGATGAACATTTTGAAAGAGCAAAATCAACCCATCCCTATGCTTTTATTTCAAAACCCTTTAAAAAACTTGATCTTCAGCACGCTATTGAACTGACCCTTGAGCGTCTAAACAATAAAAATAATAATGTGAAGCCCCTGGCAACAGGTAATTCCCCGTTCATTCTTAGCGACAGTATTTTCATTCGAAGAAATGAACGGATGATAAAAATACTTATCAAGGATATTTATTACTTCGAAGCAGACAGAAACTATTGTAAAATCTATGCGAAAAAGAAAGAGTGTCTCTTAGTGATGACCTTAAAAGAAATCAATGACAAGTTACCTCCTGAACATTTCCTGAGAATACACCGGTCTTTCATTATCAACTTATCACATGTTGATGAGGTTGCCGGAACCCATGTTGTTATAGGTAAAAAAGCAATTCCATTGAGTAAAACCATGAGAAGCGAATTGATGAATCGCCTGCAAACTTTTTAG
- a CDS encoding sensor histidine kinase: MNHQVFTFRIIFIVLFCFSIQAMAQDFIDPESPVPYKRVFVDTDNFGYSYLDELEQNYDKIKEDSLRFAALNDLAYYWHTRDLSKSLELSRYGVELAREKNDFLWEGRFQISEGAALLRMEELDSAEQVLIEARSKVKKQDLPHLFTQLGYVYERLAKIDRAAEYALKVRSLGVELNDKKAIAQSYSDMSNLYWKYGDFQIGLTYALTSIRLFEERNLKDMDYDFTLYVLGNNLMSLGRHDEALVHFKHAIFIGERYGFYNNLSDIYIALVDLYTETNRYQEAEKAGKEAVRYANLIDNDFLLMRSWLAIGRLRLYQGRYSEAIETLNRSLEVATDEFGDKFYLYQVYERLSKAYAKNHKYKEAHLNLAIYDSLKKEVFLDNSQQRMILAGTETNLEEKDSTIRGMEERIKRQSSSQTLISIIAGLLLVLLLVLYVTYGNNKKKNKLLEKQNEEKESLLKEIHHRVKNNLGIVSSLLDLQAEKIKDPKIIQAIEESRNRVYSMSMIHQNLYQGENLTSIGMREYLIDLSKHISDSFGAEGRIAYNYDLEDMELDVDSAIPMGLITNELLTNAYKHAFPDNGKGFINLVCKRISDDRILLEIEDNGIGLIEFDQEDKNGRGFGTELIELLILQLDGSIMTMSGDGTRVRMEFALD; the protein is encoded by the coding sequence ATGAATCATCAGGTTTTTACTTTTAGGATAATTTTTATTGTTCTGTTTTGCTTTAGCATACAGGCTATGGCACAGGACTTTATCGATCCTGAATCTCCTGTTCCCTATAAAAGGGTTTTTGTTGATACTGATAATTTCGGGTACTCTTATCTGGATGAATTGGAGCAAAATTATGACAAGATAAAAGAAGATAGCCTGAGATTTGCCGCCCTTAATGACCTGGCCTACTATTGGCATACAAGAGATCTCTCCAAATCGCTGGAACTTTCCCGTTATGGCGTCGAACTCGCAAGAGAAAAAAATGATTTTTTGTGGGAAGGAAGATTTCAAATTTCGGAGGGAGCTGCGCTTCTGAGAATGGAAGAGCTGGATTCAGCAGAGCAGGTCCTTATCGAGGCCCGTTCAAAAGTAAAAAAACAGGATCTACCGCATTTGTTCACTCAACTGGGTTACGTTTATGAAAGATTAGCCAAAATAGACAGGGCCGCTGAATATGCCCTTAAAGTGAGAAGTCTGGGTGTTGAGCTTAATGATAAAAAAGCAATAGCCCAATCCTATAGTGATATGAGCAATCTTTACTGGAAATATGGAGATTTCCAAATTGGATTGACTTATGCCCTGACTTCAATACGTTTGTTTGAGGAACGGAATCTCAAGGACATGGATTATGATTTCACCCTGTATGTATTGGGAAATAATCTTATGAGTTTAGGGAGACATGATGAGGCTCTTGTACACTTTAAGCATGCCATATTTATTGGAGAACGATATGGGTTTTATAACAATCTGAGCGATATCTATATCGCTCTTGTTGATCTTTACACTGAAACCAATAGGTATCAGGAAGCAGAAAAAGCTGGTAAGGAAGCTGTGAGATATGCAAATTTAATCGATAATGATTTTTTATTAATGCGGAGCTGGCTTGCTATAGGCAGATTGAGACTTTATCAGGGGAGGTATAGCGAGGCAATTGAAACGCTTAACAGGTCACTCGAGGTCGCTACGGATGAGTTCGGAGATAAATTTTATTTGTATCAGGTTTATGAGAGGTTAAGCAAGGCCTATGCAAAGAACCATAAATATAAGGAGGCACACTTGAATCTAGCAATTTATGATTCTTTAAAAAAAGAAGTATTCCTTGATAATAGCCAGCAGCGAATGATTTTGGCTGGTACGGAAACAAATTTAGAAGAAAAAGACAGTACGATACGGGGTATGGAAGAGAGGATAAAAAGGCAAAGTTCTTCTCAGACCCTTATTTCTATCATTGCCGGCCTTTTACTTGTTCTGCTGCTTGTTTTATATGTTACCTATGGTAATAATAAAAAGAAGAATAAATTGCTGGAAAAGCAAAACGAAGAAAAGGAATCCCTTCTGAAAGAAATCCATCACCGGGTTAAGAATAATCTTGGAATTGTTTCCAGTTTACTAGATCTTCAGGCTGAAAAAATAAAGGATCCAAAGATAATCCAGGCCATAGAAGAAAGTCGGAACAGGGTGTATTCTATGAGCATGATTCACCAGAATCTTTATCAGGGTGAAAACCTCACTTCAATTGGGATGAGGGAATATCTCATTGATTTGAGTAAACATATCTCGGATTCATTTGGCGCGGAAGGCAGAATTGCCTACAACTATGATCTTGAAGACATGGAGCTTGATGTGGACTCTGCCATTCCCATGGGTTTGATCACTAATGAATTACTAACAAATGCTTACAAGCATGCTTTTCCTGATAATGGCAAAGGTTTTATAAATCTGGTTTGTAAGCGCATTTCTGATGATCGAATACTTCTTGAAATCGAAGATAACGGAATTGGTCTGATTGAGTTCGATCAAGAGGATAAAAATGGAAGGGGTTTTGGTACGGAATTAATCGAATTACTCATACTTCAGCTCGACGGATCGATCATGACAATGAGTGGCGATGGTACCCGGGTAAGAATGGAATTTGCCTTGGACTAA